The following proteins are co-located in the Callospermophilus lateralis isolate mCalLat2 chromosome 8, mCalLat2.hap1, whole genome shotgun sequence genome:
- the Cxxc4 gene encoding CXXC-type zinc finger protein 4 — MNTNVCVEPGPSPEAPGLPKESHLPEGALNSLVDYNSEMERYRSFATSFYKTNGGAFPQAAKIARITTPIFPSSAAAAAAAARIGMSPWNCDNAATAAAATAMLWGSGGGGGGGGGGGGGGGGGGGGGGGGGGRKSSSAAASSSASSSAILPAGGGGGGGGGGSRTSMHHRNDSQRLGKAGCPPEPSLQMANTNFLSTLSPEHCRPLAGECMNKLKCGAAEAEIMNLPERVGTFSAIPALGGISLPPGVIVMTALHSPAAASAAVTDSAFQIANLADCPQNHSSSSSSSSGGAGGANPAKKKRKRCGVCVPCKRLINCGVCSSCRNRKTGHQICKFRKCEELKKKPGTSLEVRGDDFLFPSVSPSLLTPLSSPLQGFLSGFQMQCPFSEASFTL; from the coding sequence ATGAACACCAATGTCTGCGTGGAGCCCGGGCCGAGCCCGGAGGCCCCGGGCTTGCCCAAGGAAAGCCACCTGCCCGAGGGGGCCCTGAACAGCCTTGTGGATTACAACTCGGAGATGGAGCGCTACCGCTCCTTTGCCACCTCCTTCTACAAGACCAACGGGGGCGCCTTCCCGCAGGCGGCCAAGATCGCGCGCATCACCACCCCCATCTTCCCCAGcagcgccgccgccgccgctgccgccgcgcGCATCGGCATGTCCCCCTGGAACTGCGACAACGCGgccaccgccgccgccgccaccgccaTGCTCTGGGGCAGCGGCGGGGGCGGAGGCggcggcgggggcgggggcggcgGAGGCGGCGGTGGGGGCGGTGGCGGGGGCGGCGGGGGCGGCAGGAAATCCTCCTCCGCCGCCGCCTCCTCCTCCGCCTCCTCCTCGGCGATCCTCCCCGCcggcggtggcggcggcggcggcggcggcggcagcaggACCAGCATGCACCACCGAAACGACTCCCAGAGGCTGGGGAAAGCTGGCTGCCCGCCAGAGCCGTCGTTGCAAATGGCAAATACTAATTTCCTCTCCACCTTATCCCCTGAACACTGCAGACCTTTGGCGGGGGAATGCATGAACAAGCTCAAATGCGGCGCTGCTGAAGCAGAGATAATGAATCTCCCCGAGCGCGTGGGGACTTTTTCCGCTATCCCGGCTTTAGGGGGCATCTCATTACCTCCAGGGGTCATCGTCATGACAGCCCTTCACTCCCCCGCAGCAGCCTCAGCAGCCGTCACAGACAGTGCGTTTCAAATTGCCAATCTGGCAGACTGCCCGCAGAatcattcctcctcctcctcgtcctcctCAGGGGGAGCTGGCGGAGCCAACCCGGCCAAGAAGAAGAGGAAAAGGTGTGGGGTCTGCGTGCCCTGCAAGAGGCTCATCAACTGTGGCGTCTGTAGCAGTTGCAGGAACCGCAAAACGGGACACCAGATCTGCAAATTTAGAAAATGTGAAGAGCTAAAGAAAAAACCTGGCACTTCACTAGAGGTCAGAGGAGATGATTTCTTGTTTCCCAGTGTCTCCCCTTCCCTCCttactcccctctcctctcccctgCAGGGCTTCTTGTCTGGCTTCCAGATGCAGTGCCCCTTTTCTGAAGCTTCATTCACGTTGTGA